Proteins found in one Camelus bactrianus isolate YW-2024 breed Bactrian camel chromosome 5, ASM4877302v1, whole genome shotgun sequence genomic segment:
- the ERICH2 gene encoding glutamate-rich protein 2 isoform X9, with the protein MNKDVIIAERKEKNGYCPQEIDDIQLSESTDDDDEDDTVDEDNEEDGNTNKDTHAPLELMTEFLRAEMGQDYHLAKKLCQMILIYEPENPEAKEFLSLIEELLRMEKAQNLEEDDEESEENSSAASEGESSEEPSEESSDECEDG; encoded by the exons ATGAACAAAGATGTAATCATTGCAGAGCGGAAGGAAAAGAATGGATATTGCCCTCAGGAGATTGATGATATCCAGTTGTCTGAATCaacagatgatgatgatgaagatgatacCGTTGATGAAGATAATGAGGAAGACGGGAACACTAATAAGGATACTCATGCCCCGTTAGAGTTAATGACAGAA TTCCTGAGAGCAGAAATGGGCCAAGACTAccatttggcaaaaaaattatgTCAGATGA TCCTAATCTATGAACCAGAAAATCCTGAGGCCAAGGAGTTTTTGTCACTTATTGAAGAATTGTTGCGGATGG AGAAAGCTCAGAATCTTGAGGAAGATGATGAAGAGAGCGAAGAAAACAGTAGTGCTGCGAGTGAAGGAGAGAGCAGTGAGGAGCCAAGTGAAGAAAGCTCTGATGAATGTGAAGATGGGTGA
- the ERICH2 gene encoding glutamate-rich protein 2 isoform X8, with product MRQYQTLGEMNKDVIIAERKEKNGYCPQEIDDIQLSESTDDDDEDDTVDEDNEEDGNTNKDTHAPLELMTEFLRAEMGQDYHLAKKLCQMILIYEPENPEAKEFLSLIEELLRMEKAQNLEEDDEESEENSSAASEGESSEEPSEESSDECEDG from the exons CTTTAGGTGAAATGAACAAAGATGTAATCATTGCAGAGCGGAAGGAAAAGAATGGATATTGCCCTCAGGAGATTGATGATATCCAGTTGTCTGAATCaacagatgatgatgatgaagatgatacCGTTGATGAAGATAATGAGGAAGACGGGAACACTAATAAGGATACTCATGCCCCGTTAGAGTTAATGACAGAA TTCCTGAGAGCAGAAATGGGCCAAGACTAccatttggcaaaaaaattatgTCAGATGA TCCTAATCTATGAACCAGAAAATCCTGAGGCCAAGGAGTTTTTGTCACTTATTGAAGAATTGTTGCGGATGG AGAAAGCTCAGAATCTTGAGGAAGATGATGAAGAGAGCGAAGAAAACAGTAGTGCTGCGAGTGAAGGAGAGAGCAGTGAGGAGCCAAGTGAAGAAAGCTCTGATGAATGTGAAGATGGGTGA